A region from the Drosophila ananassae strain 14024-0371.13 chromosome 2L, ASM1763931v2, whole genome shotgun sequence genome encodes:
- the LOC6499495 gene encoding sodium-independent sulfate anion transporter isoform X2, whose protein sequence is MSIVKKLSFDANCEEKEKYTAQNGDNYYSQAQAIEMDVASKYSKPKEAHWLLRRIYFLSWISLYDRERAFADLIAGITLGLTIIPQSIAYAALAGLSSEYGLYSAFIGSIIYVFFGTIPQVSIGPTSLMAILTLQFCADKPVQVVIVLAFLAGLVELAMGVFQLGFIVSFIPAPVTKAFTSGTAVIVVFAQIKNLLGVRVKGFPSIGEFFTNIHPSDAAMGVSCMVVLLSLRLLSQVKFSQDTAVTRRLKKILWYISISRNALVVFFTGLLVFLWVKKSSMEAVPFALSSKVSSAMPTIKLPPFAFEYQNRTYVFTDILHELGSGIIVVPIVAVLANVAIAKAFVKDGNLDASQEMLTLGLCNIAGSFFSAMPTCGAFTRSAVSQASGVRTPMAGIYTGLIVLSALSILTPYFQYIPKASLSAVLIAAVIFMIDLAPVKELWQTNKKDFFSWVGSFIICLVAGVELGLLFGIILSMVFILLRLGNPKIEVALKKHESSYYIHVVPHTDIYYTGVDSLRSELRSACSLYHNDFPVVLDCSRFMQFDATFSEMLIAVAKEMGSNEVLLILQNMSLKVQQMLPVISNVRFCQEDSQLFSHLQTEKDREVTAELEEKL, encoded by the exons ATGTCGATTGTAAAGAAATTATCCTTCGATG CCAACTGCGAGGAGAAGGAGAAATACACGGCTCAGAATGGCGACAACTATTACAGCCAGGCCCAGGCGATTGAGATGGACGTGGCCAGCAAATACTCGAAACCCAAGGAGGCCCATTGGCTGCTTCGCAGGATCTATTTCCTGAGCTGGATAAGCTTGTACGACAGGGAGCGTGCTTTTGCGGATCTGATTGCCGGGATCACCTTGGGACTCACCATTATTCCGCAGAGCATTGCCTACGCCGCTCTGGCTGGTCTCTCCTCGGAGTACGGCCTGTACTCCGCCTTTATTGGTTCCATCATCTATGTCTTCTTCGGGACGATACCACAAGTCTCAATTGGCCCCACCAGTTTGATGGCCATTCTGACCCTGCAGTTCTGTGCCGACAAACCAGTCCAGGTGGTCATCGTCCTGGCCTTCCTCGCCGGCCTGGTGGAACTGGCCATGGGCGTCTTCCAGCTGGGCTTCATTGTCAGCTTCATTCCGGCGCCGGTGACCAAGGCCTTCACCTCCGGAACAGCGGTGATTGTGGTCTTTGCCCAGATCAAGAACCTGTTGGGAGTTCGTGTAAAGGGCTTCCCCTCGATCGGCGAGTTCTTCACCAATATTCATCCCTCGGATGCGGCTATGGGTGTTTCCTGCATGGTTGTTTTGCTATCTCTGCGG CTGCTGTCTCAGGtgaaatttagtcaggacacGGCCGTCACTCGTCGTTTGAAGAAGATCCTGTGGTACATTAGCATTTCCCGAAATGCCTTGGTCGTCTTCTTCACTGGACTTTTGGTCTTCTTGTGGGTGAAGAAGAGCTCCATGGAGGCGGTTCCCTTCGCTTTATCCTCCAAAGTGTCCTCAGCCATGCCCACAATCAAACTGCCGCCCTTCGCCTTCGAATACCAGAATCGCACCTATGTCTTCACGGATATCCTACATGAGCTCGGCAGTGGCATTATTGTAGTGCCCATTGTGGCTGTTCTGGCCAATGTCGCCATTGCCAAGGCCTTcg TCAAGGATGGAAATTTGGATGCCTCGCAGGAGATGCTGACTCTGGGCTTGTGCAACATAGCCGGCTCCTTCTTTAGTGCCATGCCCACGTGTGGAGCTTTCACCCGCTCGGCTGTGAGTCAGGCTTCCGGAGTACGCACTCCCATGGCTGGCATCTACACGGGATTGATTGTGCTCTCCGCCCTGAGCATTTTAACTCCTTACTTCCAATACATTCCCAAGGCCTCGCTCTCTGCCGTGCTAATTGCAGCAGTTATATTCATG ATTGATCTGGCGCCCGTGAAGGAGCTGTGGCAAACCAACAAAAAGGACTTCTTCAGCTGGGTGGGCAGCTTCATTATATGTCTGGTGGCTGGTGTGGAACTGGGCCTTCTCTTCGGCATCATTCTCAGCATGGTCTTTATTTTGCTGCGCCTGGGAAATCCCAAGATAGAAGTGGCCTTGAAAAAG CACGAGTCCAGCTACTATATACATGTGGTGCCACACACAGATATCTACTACACGGGTGTGGATAGCCTGCGCTCTGAGCTGAGGAGTGCCTGCTCCTTGTACCACAACGATTTCCCCGTGGTCCTCGATTGCTCCCGTTTCATGCAGTTCGACGCCACCTTCAGTGAAATGCTGATTGCCGTCGCCAAGGAAATGGGCTCCAACGAGGTCCTGCTGATCCTGCAGAACATGAGTCTTAAAGTGCAACAGATGCTGCCGGTGATCAGCAATGTGCGCTTCTGCCAGGAGGACAGCCAGCTATTCAGTCACCTGCAAACAGAAAAGGATCGAGAAGTCACCGCGGAACTGGAGGAGAAGCTGTAG
- the LOC6499495 gene encoding sodium-independent sulfate anion transporter isoform X1 codes for MRWPRKHTFGLWPKNRRNNGIPQGQGLSTVSTIYDPNCEEKEKYTAQNGDNYYSQAQAIEMDVASKYSKPKEAHWLLRRIYFLSWISLYDRERAFADLIAGITLGLTIIPQSIAYAALAGLSSEYGLYSAFIGSIIYVFFGTIPQVSIGPTSLMAILTLQFCADKPVQVVIVLAFLAGLVELAMGVFQLGFIVSFIPAPVTKAFTSGTAVIVVFAQIKNLLGVRVKGFPSIGEFFTNIHPSDAAMGVSCMVVLLSLRLLSQVKFSQDTAVTRRLKKILWYISISRNALVVFFTGLLVFLWVKKSSMEAVPFALSSKVSSAMPTIKLPPFAFEYQNRTYVFTDILHELGSGIIVVPIVAVLANVAIAKAFVKDGNLDASQEMLTLGLCNIAGSFFSAMPTCGAFTRSAVSQASGVRTPMAGIYTGLIVLSALSILTPYFQYIPKASLSAVLIAAVIFMIDLAPVKELWQTNKKDFFSWVGSFIICLVAGVELGLLFGIILSMVFILLRLGNPKIEVALKKHESSYYIHVVPHTDIYYTGVDSLRSELRSACSLYHNDFPVVLDCSRFMQFDATFSEMLIAVAKEMGSNEVLLILQNMSLKVQQMLPVISNVRFCQEDSQLFSHLQTEKDREVTAELEEKL; via the exons ATGCGTTGGCCGCGAAAGCACACGTTCGGCTTGTGGCCCAAAAACCGTCGAAACAATGGCATACCCCAAGGGCAGGGCCTATCGACGGTGTCCACAATTTATGATC CCAACTGCGAGGAGAAGGAGAAATACACGGCTCAGAATGGCGACAACTATTACAGCCAGGCCCAGGCGATTGAGATGGACGTGGCCAGCAAATACTCGAAACCCAAGGAGGCCCATTGGCTGCTTCGCAGGATCTATTTCCTGAGCTGGATAAGCTTGTACGACAGGGAGCGTGCTTTTGCGGATCTGATTGCCGGGATCACCTTGGGACTCACCATTATTCCGCAGAGCATTGCCTACGCCGCTCTGGCTGGTCTCTCCTCGGAGTACGGCCTGTACTCCGCCTTTATTGGTTCCATCATCTATGTCTTCTTCGGGACGATACCACAAGTCTCAATTGGCCCCACCAGTTTGATGGCCATTCTGACCCTGCAGTTCTGTGCCGACAAACCAGTCCAGGTGGTCATCGTCCTGGCCTTCCTCGCCGGCCTGGTGGAACTGGCCATGGGCGTCTTCCAGCTGGGCTTCATTGTCAGCTTCATTCCGGCGCCGGTGACCAAGGCCTTCACCTCCGGAACAGCGGTGATTGTGGTCTTTGCCCAGATCAAGAACCTGTTGGGAGTTCGTGTAAAGGGCTTCCCCTCGATCGGCGAGTTCTTCACCAATATTCATCCCTCGGATGCGGCTATGGGTGTTTCCTGCATGGTTGTTTTGCTATCTCTGCGG CTGCTGTCTCAGGtgaaatttagtcaggacacGGCCGTCACTCGTCGTTTGAAGAAGATCCTGTGGTACATTAGCATTTCCCGAAATGCCTTGGTCGTCTTCTTCACTGGACTTTTGGTCTTCTTGTGGGTGAAGAAGAGCTCCATGGAGGCGGTTCCCTTCGCTTTATCCTCCAAAGTGTCCTCAGCCATGCCCACAATCAAACTGCCGCCCTTCGCCTTCGAATACCAGAATCGCACCTATGTCTTCACGGATATCCTACATGAGCTCGGCAGTGGCATTATTGTAGTGCCCATTGTGGCTGTTCTGGCCAATGTCGCCATTGCCAAGGCCTTcg TCAAGGATGGAAATTTGGATGCCTCGCAGGAGATGCTGACTCTGGGCTTGTGCAACATAGCCGGCTCCTTCTTTAGTGCCATGCCCACGTGTGGAGCTTTCACCCGCTCGGCTGTGAGTCAGGCTTCCGGAGTACGCACTCCCATGGCTGGCATCTACACGGGATTGATTGTGCTCTCCGCCCTGAGCATTTTAACTCCTTACTTCCAATACATTCCCAAGGCCTCGCTCTCTGCCGTGCTAATTGCAGCAGTTATATTCATG ATTGATCTGGCGCCCGTGAAGGAGCTGTGGCAAACCAACAAAAAGGACTTCTTCAGCTGGGTGGGCAGCTTCATTATATGTCTGGTGGCTGGTGTGGAACTGGGCCTTCTCTTCGGCATCATTCTCAGCATGGTCTTTATTTTGCTGCGCCTGGGAAATCCCAAGATAGAAGTGGCCTTGAAAAAG CACGAGTCCAGCTACTATATACATGTGGTGCCACACACAGATATCTACTACACGGGTGTGGATAGCCTGCGCTCTGAGCTGAGGAGTGCCTGCTCCTTGTACCACAACGATTTCCCCGTGGTCCTCGATTGCTCCCGTTTCATGCAGTTCGACGCCACCTTCAGTGAAATGCTGATTGCCGTCGCCAAGGAAATGGGCTCCAACGAGGTCCTGCTGATCCTGCAGAACATGAGTCTTAAAGTGCAACAGATGCTGCCGGTGATCAGCAATGTGCGCTTCTGCCAGGAGGACAGCCAGCTATTCAGTCACCTGCAAACAGAAAAGGATCGAGAAGTCACCGCGGAACTGGAGGAGAAGCTGTAG
- the LOC6501074 gene encoding ataxin-2 homolog — translation MNNNSKRKTRPSGGGGGGSGGGGSGGGGGGGGGGGGGGGASGGISRYNSNDNSLRPANNKAGAGSGGGNGGGTVRPVAQGVYNNAYFMHSATALVGSVVEVRLRSGNIYEGVFRTFSGSFDIALELPACIKSKNLPDEGKVPKHIIFPADTVVTIVAKDFDSQYATAGGFQTDGAISDKCNGARLDEKELEPWDSGANGGIDIELDTVANGWDPNEMFRKNQDTFGVTSTFDDSLASYTVPLDKVDSQEYKDAEAKAEALAAEIENNPMCRDRLDLENGDEEALFAAVERPSDQDHRNDRDREREREREDRDRDRDRDRGNKSRANDFQLRETMSSDRYITKQTRVSGPQLLHLGMSSQGGGGGGRDRGDRDVMMQGGGMAGGAGQGGSTQSTAALILAGGLKGSGPAASANAATDTSSKYGGGSMVKRKTVPQGGKGGNGNSVGQNKGYQQSMGMQNQYSYQGNSQIMHGSSQYRNQSHMGGASKLNGDSNANNNKPLPQRPMRQYPVSQSNSSLNYSGENQTIGKPMHGHPGQNSNSPPLQTGGQQQQQQQAPQQQPQQQQQPPLQQQQQHQNIQAQGQNTQPARQRTRDTQMQELRQFGQDFTLAPNNNSPPQQQQQPQQQQQPQQQQAQQQQRALQQSASPPQQQQTPQQQQPQHVPMQTQVPPPHLQQQHFVPQPQPQQLPPLQPQHVPHHLQQKGQQQQQQQQQQQQLVESQHQHVAKQQQQQQQPQLVQDPLQQPQTIYHAMPPPQTSPVVLASPVLLEQAPPPPQQPLPVSTPKPEASPAPSSNTTTPTGIVSTPTSATIVSAGSGSEKSTPAASAASSTATVTSGTSSVAGAPSGTTPVVKKPSTLNPSAKPFTPRGPSTPNPSRPHTPQPSQTPVPMAGLYATTGTHVPAAAANQPIYVVQPQHPFPPQTHPQAQPPRLRRNNYAPIPSQMHMSATAATGQPLMAAGPPFIPYGHAPPQQHFQSGAYAPMQMRVYSDQPQQLQFMAQTPQSTTPSPGQPHQQFHPPPQPSPAGGGPQPAYTPPTQQTTYHLMCVHPQSLIPSPYFPPPTPQHPQQNQQYQIVMQQHHTQ, via the exons ATGAATAACAATAGCAAGCGGAAAACCCGACCTagcggcggtggtggtggcggcagCGGTGGaggtggcagtggcggcggcggtggaggaggaggaggaggtggcggcggcggtggagcCAGCGGCGGCATCTCAAG ATATAACTCCAACGACAATAGCCTGAGGCCGGCCAATAACAAGGCGGGTGCAGGATCAGGAGGCGGTAACGGAGGCGGAACAGTGCGTCCGGTGGCGCAGGGCGTCTACAACAACGCATATTTTATGCACTCGGCCACGGCGCTGGTCGGTAGCGTGGTTGAAGTCCGCCTGCGGTCGGGCAACATTTACGAGGGCGTATTCCGCACATTCTCTGGCAGCTTTGACATCGCACTGGAGCTACCGGCGTGCATTAAGTCCAAGAATCTGCCGGACGAGGGTAAAGTACCCAAACACATCATATTCCCGGCCGACACTGTGGTGACCATCGTGGCCAAGGACTTTGATTCGCAGTACGCCACTGCTGGCGGCTTTCAGACGGATGGCGCCATCTCTGACAAGTGCAACG GTGCGCGTCTTGACGAAAAGGAGCTGGAACCTTGGGACTCTGGCGCCAATGGCGGCATTGACATAGAATTAGATACCGTTGCCAACGGCTGGGACCCCAACGAGATGTTCCGCAAGAACCAGGACACATTCGGAGTAACTTCGACGTTCGACGACTCCCTGGCCTCGTATACCGTGCCGCTGGACAAAGTCGACTCGCAGGAGTACAAAGACGCAGAGGCCAAGGCTGAAGCGCTGGCCGCTGAGATTGAGAACAATCCAATGTGCCGCGATCGTTTGGATCTGGAGAATGGTGACGAGGAGGCGCTCTTTGCCGCCGTGGAGAGGCCCTCGGATCAGGACCATCGCAACGATCGGGACAGGGAAAGAGAGCGGGAGCGCGAGGATCGCGACAGGGACCGTGATCGTGATCGTGGCAACAAGTCGCGTGCCAACGACTTCCAACTGAGGGAGACCATGAGCAGTGACCGCTACATCACGAAGCAGACGCGCGTCTCCGGACCGCAACTATTGCATTTGGGCATGTCATCCCAGGGAGGTGGCGGTGGTGGTCGCGATCGCGGGGATCGCGACGTGATGATGCAAGGTGGCGGCATGGCTGGCGGGGCTGGCCAAGGCGGCTCTACGCAGTCCACGGCAGCTCTGATACTGGCCGGTGGACTGAAGGGCTCGGGACCAGCCGCGTCGGCCAATGCGGCCACGGACACGTCCAGCAAGTATGGCGGCGGTTCGATGGTGAAGCGCAAGACAGTACCACAGGGTGGCAAG GGCGGCAATGGGAACTCGGTGGGCCAAAACAAGGGCTACCAGCAGTCGATGGGCATGCAGAATCAGTACTCGTACCAGGGTAACTCCCAGATAATGCATGG CTCCTCTCAATATAGAAACCAATCTCACATGGGCGGCGCATCCAAGCTTAATGGCGACTCGAATGCCAACAATAACAAGCCACTGCCCCAGCGACCGATGCGCCAGTATCCGGTGTCGCAGAGCAACTCCTCGCTTAACTACAGCGGGGAGAATCAGACGATTGGCAAGCCAATGCACGGCCATCCGGGCCAGAACAGCAATTCGCCGCCACTGCAGACTGgtgggcagcagcagcagcaacagcaggccCCGCAACAGCAGccccaacagcagcaacagccgccgctgcagcagcagcagcagcaccagaaTATACAGGCCCAGGGCCAGAACACACAACCGGCGCGTCAGCGGACGCGTGATACCCAAATGCAGGAGCTGCGCCAGTTTGGACAGGACTTTACACTGGCGCCGAACAATAATTCGCCgccgcaacagcagcaacagccacagcagcagcagcagccacaacaacagcaggcacagcagcaacagcgtGCTCTGCAGCAATCAGCATCGCCgccacaacagcagcagacgccacaacagcagcagccacagcaCGTTCCCATGCAGACCCAAGTGCCTCCGCCGCatttgcaacagcaacacttTGTGCCTCAGCCGCAGCCCCAGCAGCTGCCGCCGCTCCAGCCGCAGCATGTGCCCCATCACTTGCAGCAGAAGGgtcaacagcaacagcaacagcagcagcagcaacaacagctggTCGAGAGCCAGCATCAGCATGTGGccaagcagcaacagcagcagcagcagccacaacTGGTCCAAGATCCTTTACAGCAGCCGCAGACCATCTACCATGCAATGCCACCGCCGCAGACCTCGCCGGTGGTTCTTGCCTCGCCCGTATTGCTGGAGCAGGCGCCACCACCCCCGCAGCAACCTCTGCCGGTGTCCACACCCAAACCGGAAGCCTCACCGGCTCCGAGCAGCAACACTACCACGCCCACTGGCATAGTCAGTACGCCCACGTCGGCGACGATTGTCAGTGCCGGATCAGGATCAGAGAAATCGACGCCGGCTGCCAGTGCGGCAAGCAGCACGGCGACCGTGACCAGCGGCACCAGCTCCGTTGCCGGAGCACCCAGCGGCACAACCCCGGTGGTTAAGAAGCCCTCAACCCTGAATCCATCGGCCAAGCCCTTCACGCCGCGAGGACCCAGCACGCCGAATCCGTCTCGTCCACATACCCCACAGCCCTCACAGACGCCGGTGCCGATGGCGGGCCTGTACGCGACCACGGGTACGCATGTGCCAGCGGCGGCGGCCAACCAGCCCATTTACGTGGTGCAGCCCCAGCATCCGTTCCCGCCTCAAACGCATCCACAGGCCCAGCCACCACGCCTACGACGTAATAACTATG CTCCGATTCCATCACAGATGCATATGTCGGCCACCGCGGCCACGGGACAGCCGCTAATGGCCGCCGGGCCACCGTTTATTCCGTACGGCCATGCACCGCCTCAGCAACATTTCCAATCGGGGGCATACGCGCCCATGCAGATGCGCGTGTACTCGGACCAGCCGCAGCAGCTGCAGTTCATGGCGCAAACGCCACAGTCGACCACACCGTCGCCGGGCCAGCCGCATCAGCAGTTCCATCCGCCACCACAGCCCTCCCCCGCCGGCGGGGGACCCCAACCGGCGTACACGCCGCCCACACAACAGACCACATACCACCTGATGTGCGTACACCCCCAATCGCTAATACCCAGCCCATATTTCCCGCCGCCGACGCCCCAGCATCCGCAACAGAATCAACAGTATCAGATCGTTATGCAGCAGCACCATACGCAGTGA
- the LOC6499494 gene encoding sex determination protein fruitless, whose protein sequence is MAANEIMTPTVNANCQYSTRYCWEAEKVKSLIRLRAELSPLFTGKRNASKYAWAVVERELNVPLPLSKIIKKWNNLLQEYKAIKMSEEPKRREWPFFTLMDVYFSDQVNDPSLRLFSSTKTLKETLDDSVFEDDPIIASAIAAATSGAYMDIDELIRRQKERAALAAERKLAAAASGASGDYKYELKPMLPNSKFNSNSDMVKLSKSVDDLSMQQYKIKAELMRQREQEQQENMVKIKQHARQQQQQQQQQQHHQAQQQQQRFLGHQPALSPHPHRLSSSSTPPGLQHALQQQQQHLLQQQHLQQQLQQQQQQQHHHHQLSHPHQPTTPRPSSPPTTAQQIHITATQHQAAQQQLHHQQQQHHQQQQQQQTHKQQQQQQPYTDPNTIDQYLLSWNNFHGNMCRGFHSLQKDEKMVDVTIAAGGKIFKAHKLVLSVCSPYFQQIFLENPSSHPILLMADVEASHMAGLLDFMYSGQVNVKYEDLPVFLKVAEAMKIKGLHTEKNLDSDASDISSPHESDGPECRYERGTHSVNITSGHSAGYGSGPPPPQPSPSPSLNGPNRCPTPLSSGGAGGSPGYAGFREHIKSKATLAETFMKNLNRNNNNNSSSNNYNHLGGGGSSSNGINLTEAESNSFAILQANSKKMLDSARKQHKYLAKRKILMHYNTELGGEKRLKEMERERYPSAEQHDDALNNNHSHAHGQDSNNIMEPIITTIVPQTPPPATHNNNFKIRLVDSHHLTNSSNNGNNNSSGSSNTSSSSPHSGSNHGSHHDDEEALNLVQTPNANGSRARPQSPPPTPDIQVIKREVEHDLPPAPESTNNGHDEEYERKYDDNNNNRGGMDMETDSNNNNSKPAGGDGGSNDGGNNGIALALGKHKLLSAINRGMELEQQQEEPEQGGNNCNNNNNNNSHENDNDNDDNNNNHSQHLDLSTIKNIATAEILCGLKSKVLKLEEEQREREREREREREREACRNLSEIKNAE, encoded by the exons GGGAGGCGGAAAAAGTCAAATCTTTGATCAGATTGCGGGCGGAACTCTCGCCCCTCTTCACAGGCAAGCGAAATGCCTCGAAATATGCCTGGGC CGTGGTGGAACGGGAACTTAACGTCCCCCTGCCCCTTTCGAAGATCATCAAGAAGTGGAACAATCTGCTGCAGGAGTACAAGGCAATCAAGATGTCCGAGGAGCCGAAGCGCCGCGAGTGGCCCTTCTTCACCCTGATGGATGTCTATTTCAGTGACCAGGTGAACGACCCGTCGCTGCGGCTCTTCTCCTCCACAAAGACCCTGAAGGAGACCCTGGACGACAGCGTCTTCGAGGACGATCCGATTATCGCCTCGGCCATCGCGGCTGCCACCAGCGGCGCCTACATGGACATCGATGAGCTGATCCGCCGCCAGAAGGAGCGTGCCGCCTTGGCCGCCGAACGGAAGCTGGCCGCCGCCGCCAGCGGAGCCAGTGGCGACTACAAATACGAGCTGAAGCCAATGCTGCCCAACAGCAAGttcaacagcaacagcgacaTGGTCAAGCTGTCCAAGAGCGTCGATGACCTCTCCATGCAGCAGTACAAGATCAAGGCGGAGCTGATGCGCCAACGCGAGCAGGAGCAACAGGAGAACATGGTTAAGATCAAGCAGCATgcacgccagcagcagcaacagcaacagcagcagcaacatcaccaggctcagcagcaacagcagcgatTCTTGGGCCACCAGCCCGCTCTGTCGCCGCATCCACACCGCTTGTCGTCCTCGTCGACGCCCCCGGGACTGCAGCACGCTCttcaacagcagcaacagcacttgctgcaacagcaacaccttcagcagcagctgcaacagcagcagcaacagcaacaccatcaCCACCAACTCTCTCACCCCCACCAGCCGACCACACCACGTCCCAGCTCGCCGCCCACTACGGCGCAACAGATCCACATTACGGCCACCCAGCACCAGGCCGCCCAGCAACAGCttcaccaccagcagcagcaacaccatcagcagcagcaacagcaacagacccacaagcagcagcagcaacagcagccctACACCGATCCCAATACCATTGATCAGTATCTGCTGTCTTGGAACAACTTCCACGGGAACATGTGCCGCGGCTTCCACTCCCTGCAGAAGGACGAGAAGATGGTGGACGTGACGATCGCAGCCGGTGGAAAGATATTCAAGGCCCACAAATTG GTCCTGTCCGTTTGCAGTCCCTACTTTCAGCAGATCTTCTTGGAGAACCCATCGAGTCATCCCATTTTGCTGATGGCCGACGTGGAGGCCAGTCACATGGCCGGCCTTTTGGACTTTATGTACAGCGGCCAGGTGAACGTGAAGTACGAGGATCTGCCAGTCTTCCTCAAAGTGGCCGAGGCCATGAAAATCAAGGGGCTGCACACAGAG AAGAACCTGGACAGCGACGCCAGCGACATTAGCTCGCCGCACGAAAGCGACGGCCCAGAGTGCCGTTACGAGCGCGGAACTCACAGTGTGAACATTACGAGCGGACATTCCGCCGGATATGGGAGTGGTCCGCCACCCCCGCAGCCCTCGCCGTCACCCTCGTTGAACGGACCCAACCGATGCCCCACGCCCCTGTCGAGCGGCGGCGCCGGCGGAAGCCCCGGTTATGCCGGATTCCGGGAGCACATCAAATCGAAGGCTACGCTGGCCGAAACCTTCATGAAGAATCTCAACCggaataacaacaacaacagcagcagcaacaactacAACCACTTGGGCggaggcggcagcagcagcaatggcATTAACCTGACCGAGGCGGAGAGCAACTCCTTCGCCATCCTGCAGGCGAACAGCAAGAAGATGCTGGACTCGGCACGCAAACAGCACAAGTATCTGGCGAAACGGAAGATCCTGATGCACTACAACACGGAGCTGGGCGGCGAGAAGCGGCTGAAGGAGATGGAACGGGAGCGGTATCCCAGTGCCGAGCAGCATGACGATGCTCTGAACAATAACCACAGCCACGCCCACGGTCaggacagcaacaacatcatgGAGCCGATCATCACGACGATTGTGCCACAGACGCCGCCGCCAGCCACGCACAACAACAACTTCAAGATACGCCTCGTGGACAGCCATCACCTGAcgaacagcagcaacaacggcaacaacaacagcagcggcagcagcaacaccagcagtaGTAGCCCGCACTCCGGCAGCAACCATGGGAGCCACCACGACGATGAGGAGGCCCTGAATCTTGTCCAGACCCCCAATGCCAATGGAAGCCGCGCCCGCCCCCAGTCGCCACCGCCCACGCCCGACATCCAGGTGATCAAGCGCGAGGTGGAGCACGACCTGCCGCCGGCGCCGGAGAGTACCAACAACGGACATGACGAGGAGTACGAGCGAAAGtacgacgacaacaacaacaaccgcggcggcATGGACATGGAAACTGACtcgaacaacaacaacagcaagccGGCGGGCGGAGACGGGGGCAGCAACGATGGTGGCAACAATGGGATTGCACTGGCTCTGGGCAAGCACAAGTTGTTGAGCGCGATTAATCGGGGAATGGaactggagcagcagcaggaagAGCCGGAACAGGGAGgcaacaactgcaacaacaataacaacaacaacagccacGAGAACGACAATGACAACgatgacaacaacaacaaccacagcCAGCATCTGGACCTGAGCACGATCAAGAACATAGCCACGGCGGAGATACTGTGCGGATTGAAGAGTAAGGTCCTgaagctggaggaggagcagcgggagcgcgagcgggaaagggagcgggagcgggaaCGAGAAGCCTGCCGCAATCTCAGCGAGATCAAGAATGCCGAGTGA